A section of the Bacillus sp. HSf4 genome encodes:
- the gyrA gene encoding DNA gyrase subunit A: MSEQQKPQVQEINISQEMRTSFLDYAMSVIVSRALPDVRDGLKPVHRRILYAMNDLGMTSDKPYKKSARIVGEVIGKYHPHGDSAVYEAMVRMAQDFNYRYMLVQGHGNFGSVDGDSAAAMRYTEARMSKISMEILRDINKDTIDYQDNYDGSEKEPVVMPARFPNLLVNGAAGIAVGMATNIPPHQLGEIIDGVLAVSKNPEITLPELMDIIPGPDFPTAGLIMGRSGIRKAYETGRGSITIRAKAQIEETSSGKQVIIITEIPYQVNKAKLIEKIADLVRDKKIEGITDLRDESDRNGMRIVIELRRDANANVLLNNLYKQTALQTSFGINLLALVDGQPKVLSLKQCLEHYLDHQKVVIRRRTAFELRKAEARAHILEGLRVALDHLDEVISLIRNSQTAEIAKNGLIEKFSLTEKQAQAILDMRLQRLTGLEREKIEEEYQDLIKLIAELKGILADEEKVLEIIREELTEIKERFNDERRTEIVTSGLETIEDEDLITRENIVVTLTHNGYIKRLPSSTYRSQKRGGKGIQGMGTNEDDFVEHLISTSTHDTILFFSNKGKVYRAKGYEIPEFGRTAKGIPIINLLEVEKGEWINAIIPVSEFDEESYLFFTTKHGISKRTPLSQFANIRNNGLIALSLRDEDELMAVRLTDGNKQIIIGTKNGLLIRFPETDVRQMGRTAAGVKGITLTDDDMVVGMEILEEDSHVLIVTEKGYGKLTPASEYRTQSRGGKGLKTCKITENNGSLVTVKATRGEEDLMIITASGVIIRMDINDISITGRVTQGVRLIRLGEQEHVATVALVEKDEEEAATESEENEVDES; encoded by the coding sequence ATGAGTGAACAACAAAAGCCCCAAGTCCAGGAAATCAATATCAGTCAGGAAATGCGCACGTCTTTCTTAGACTATGCCATGAGTGTTATTGTTTCGCGGGCCCTTCCGGATGTAAGGGACGGTCTGAAGCCGGTGCATAGAAGAATATTGTACGCGATGAACGACCTTGGGATGACAAGTGACAAGCCATACAAAAAATCGGCGCGGATCGTCGGCGAAGTCATCGGTAAATATCACCCGCATGGTGACTCTGCCGTTTATGAAGCCATGGTCAGAATGGCGCAGGATTTTAACTATCGGTATATGCTTGTTCAAGGCCATGGAAACTTCGGTTCTGTCGACGGCGACTCCGCTGCGGCCATGCGTTATACAGAAGCAAGAATGTCGAAAATATCCATGGAAATCCTGCGAGACATTAATAAAGATACGATCGATTATCAGGACAACTATGACGGGTCTGAAAAAGAACCGGTTGTCATGCCTGCCAGATTTCCAAACCTGCTGGTCAACGGAGCTGCCGGGATTGCGGTAGGTATGGCGACGAATATCCCGCCACATCAGCTTGGTGAGATTATTGACGGGGTTTTAGCCGTCAGTAAAAACCCTGAAATCACGCTTCCGGAGTTGATGGACATCATTCCGGGACCGGATTTCCCGACAGCAGGGCTGATCATGGGCAGAAGCGGAATCCGCAAAGCTTATGAAACAGGAAGAGGTTCGATCACGATTCGGGCAAAGGCTCAAATCGAAGAAACATCCTCCGGCAAACAGGTCATCATTATTACGGAAATACCTTATCAGGTGAATAAAGCGAAACTGATCGAAAAAATCGCCGATCTTGTCCGCGATAAGAAAATCGAAGGGATAACAGATCTCCGTGATGAATCAGACCGAAACGGCATGAGGATCGTCATCGAGCTGAGACGAGACGCAAATGCAAATGTTCTGTTAAATAATTTGTACAAGCAGACGGCACTTCAAACATCATTTGGGATCAATCTTTTAGCGCTCGTCGATGGACAGCCGAAAGTCTTGAGTTTAAAGCAGTGTCTCGAGCATTATCTCGATCATCAAAAAGTCGTGATCAGAAGGCGTACGGCATTCGAACTTCGCAAAGCCGAAGCAAGAGCCCATATTCTCGAAGGCTTAAGAGTCGCTCTTGATCATCTTGATGAAGTCATTTCCTTAATCAGAAATTCACAAACGGCTGAAATTGCGAAAAACGGGTTAATCGAGAAATTCTCATTGACCGAAAAACAAGCGCAAGCCATTTTGGACATGCGTCTTCAGCGGTTAACAGGACTGGAGCGCGAAAAAATTGAAGAGGAATACCAAGACTTAATCAAACTGATCGCAGAATTGAAAGGGATCTTAGCGGACGAAGAAAAAGTTCTTGAAATCATCCGTGAGGAACTGACGGAAATTAAAGAGCGTTTTAATGATGAACGCCGTACAGAGATCGTGACATCAGGCCTTGAAACCATTGAAGACGAAGATCTCATTACGAGAGAAAACATCGTTGTCACATTGACTCATAACGGATACATCAAACGTCTTCCTTCTTCTACTTACCGCAGCCAGAAACGGGGCGGAAAAGGAATTCAAGGTATGGGGACAAACGAAGATGACTTCGTTGAGCACCTGATCTCCACATCTACGCATGATACGATTCTCTTCTTCTCAAACAAAGGGAAGGTATACCGTGCCAAGGGATATGAAATTCCTGAATTCGGCCGAACGGCAAAGGGAATTCCGATCATTAACCTGCTGGAAGTAGAAAAAGGGGAATGGATCAACGCGATTATCCCGGTGTCCGAGTTTGATGAAGAGTCATACCTGTTCTTTACGACAAAACACGGCATCTCCAAGCGCACGCCGCTGTCTCAATTCGCAAATATCCGCAACAACGGCTTGATTGCCTTAAGTCTCCGCGATGAAGATGAATTGATGGCCGTGCGTCTGACTGATGGGAATAAACAAATCATTATCGGAACGAAAAACGGTCTGCTCATCAGATTCCCTGAAACCGATGTAAGGCAGATGGGAAGAACCGCAGCCGGTGTGAAAGGAATCACACTGACAGATGATGATATGGTTGTCGGTATGGAGATTTTAGAAGAAGACTCTCATGTATTGATCGTCACGGAAAAAGGGTATGGAAAACTGACACCTGCTTCTGAGTACAGAACTCAAAGCCGTGGAGGAAAAGGGCTGAAAACCTGCAAAATCACGGAAAACAACGGTTCTCTTGTGACAGTTAAAGCAACGAGAGGAGAAGAAGATTTGATGATCATCACCGCCAGCGGAGTGATCATCCGGATGGATATTAACGATATTTCCATTACCGGCCGTGTAACACAGGGGGTTCGCCTCATTAGATTGGGTGAACAGGAGCATGTAGCGACAGTAGCCTTAGTCGAAAAAGATGAAGAAGAAGCCGCGACTGAATCAGAAGAAAATGAAGTGGATGAATCATAA
- a CDS encoding YaaC family protein: MQNKGWKELELFYSIETSQNFLELVYKNQEMEDPKRNSYKNGERFIFFLKHAEAFYKQAEIASLEIKPILLFYGMAQLLKACLLTTDPSYPSHTSVLAHGVTTRKRKKQNYRFYEDEVKIQRNGLCMHVIKSLFQLEGLEDERFSMKQLLAKIPEINKVLLFQRKENPLMKAVVQGDRIWLPEGIANAYNMSAERFIEHVEYHLNWTFQQKNKGCLGFSSEQKEVHPSTSTSLLFDLESETYFFPAERDRFLKLPEILIHYLIAYNLSMIARYETEWWYDLLLQCASDDYVIIQQFLHIAETKFPFYIAQLLLQKRHHNKKDQLI, translated from the coding sequence ATGCAAAATAAAGGATGGAAGGAATTAGAGCTGTTTTACTCCATCGAAACCTCCCAAAACTTTCTTGAGCTGGTATATAAAAATCAAGAAATGGAGGATCCTAAACGAAATTCGTATAAAAATGGAGAGCGGTTTATTTTTTTTCTTAAACATGCGGAAGCCTTTTATAAGCAAGCTGAGATTGCATCGCTGGAAATTAAGCCGATCCTATTGTTTTACGGAATGGCTCAGTTGCTGAAAGCCTGCCTGTTAACGACAGATCCTTCATATCCAAGCCATACTTCAGTGCTTGCCCATGGTGTCACCACCAGAAAACGAAAAAAACAAAATTACCGTTTTTATGAGGATGAAGTGAAAATCCAACGAAATGGCCTATGCATGCATGTCATCAAATCTCTTTTTCAGTTGGAAGGCTTGGAAGATGAACGTTTTAGCATGAAACAGCTCTTGGCGAAAATTCCGGAAATCAATAAAGTTCTCTTATTTCAAAGAAAAGAAAATCCCTTGATGAAAGCGGTGGTTCAAGGAGACCGCATCTGGCTGCCGGAAGGTATCGCCAATGCTTACAACATGTCAGCGGAACGGTTTATCGAACATGTCGAATATCATTTGAACTGGACTTTTCAGCAAAAAAACAAGGGCTGTTTAGGTTTTTCTTCGGAGCAAAAAGAAGTGCATCCAAGCACTTCGACCAGCCTGCTGTTCGATTTAGAAAGCGAAACCTATTTCTTCCCGGCCGAACGCGACCGCTTTTTAAAGCTTCCGGAAATATTGATTCACTATTTGATCGCTTACAATCTCAGCATGATTGCCAGATATGAAACGGAGTGGTGGTATGACCTTCTCCTTCAATGTGCAAGCGACGACTATGTCATCATTCAGCAGTTTTTACATATAGCTGAAACGAAATTTCCCTTTTATATCGCTCAGCTCCTTTTGCAAAAAAGACACCATAACAAAAAAGACCAGCTTATTTAA